In the Dolichospermum flos-aquae CCAP 1403/13F genome, CATACTCCTAAAAAATTGTTTCAGAGACTTACAAATCAAAAATACCCCATAAGACTGGATAATCTTTTTTGTGAAGTTCTTTTATCGGTAAAGAAATGGGGAAATCTATATTTATAGTATTTGCGTATTTTACAAGTTGATCATATCATCCTTTGACATCAGCCTACTTTTTTTGTTTTTTTCCATTCCCTTGATTAGCTCTTGATTCTAATGTAAACTCTGGTATTTCTTCAAGTTCATCTTCACTTAAACTATACTGTTCACACACAAGACTTAACCGATTTCCAGGAGTTGTCACTGCATTGACAGAATGAGTTAAATCACCCTGAAAGTAAATTAAAGAATTGGTTTGCGGTTTAATTTGTCCCACTTGGCGTTTTTGCAACTTCAGCACCAATTCTCCTCCCTCCATATCTTCTGGTACACGTACATAAAGAACGCTCACAGATGCAGGAGGTTCAACGGTTTTACAATAGGAACGCAAAGACCGGTCAATATGGGGGTCAACGCGAGAACCTGCTTTGAGTAGTAAAGGATTCAGATAAAAAGCATTACAATTAGGTAAAAGTGCCAAATCTAAATAAGGCTTAAAATAGGGGAATTTTTGGATAACTTCTGCTAAACCTTGACGTTGAAATACCACAGAAAAGCCTTTAGTATTGATAAAATCTCGGTTGAGGTTATTGATAGCAAAATAGGGACAAGCTTGGATTTCTCCCCACAAGTCTTGGAGATATTGAAGAGGAAAGGCGTTAGGATGTTGTTGATAGTATTTCACGGTCTTAAATTAATGGATATTGAGTTTAATTTTTGTCTGAATCAGGATATCCAGGATTAGAGGATTAACAGGATGTTTGACATTTCTATAGTCTTTCATAGTCTTAAATTAATGGATATTGAGTTTAATTTTTGTCTGAATCAGGATATCCAGGATTAGAGGATTAACAGGATGTTTGACATTTCTATAGTCTTTCATAGTCTTAAATTAATGGATATTGAGTTTAATTTTTGTCTGAATCAGGATATCCAGGATTAGAGGATTAACAGGATATTTGACATTTCTAGGGAATACCTTAATAAAACAATCAATAAAAATCATGATCAAAAAACCCATCCACAAAACGACCAACCCATCCTGTAAATCCTTAAATCCTGGACATCCTGATTCAGACAATGATATTTCCAGGGAATACATTAATAAAACAATCAATAAAAATCATGATCAAAAAACCCATCAACAAAACCATCAAACCATCCTGTACATCCTTAAATCCTGGACATCCTGATTCTGACAATGATATTTCTAGGGAATACCTTAATAAAACAATCAATAAAAATCATGATCAAAAAACCCATCAACAAAACCATCAAACCATCCTGTACATCCTTAAATCCTGGTTATCCTGATTCTGACAATGATATTTCCAGGGAATACCTTAACCTTAATAAAACAATCAATGAAAATCAGTATCAGAAAACCTATAAACAAAACGACCAACCCATCCTGTAAATCCTTAAATCCTGGTTATCCTGATTCTGACAATGATATTTCCAGGGAATACCTTAATAAAACAATCAATAAAAATCAGTATCAGAAAACCTATAAACAAAACGACCAACCCATCCTGTAAATCCTTAAATCCTGGTTATCCTGATTCAGACAATTACAAAGGTAAAGGGCAAAAAATAAGAGTATAAAGAGCTACAGAGTCTACTCCGCACCACTACATACAACCCGAAAACCGACATAGCTGTTGCTGCCCACGAGGTAGCTGTTGTGGCGATAAGCAGAACGGCAAATACCAGGACTGTAGCCCCACGAACCACCGCGCAGCAGCTTAGAATCAAAGCTTAGACTTATCCACGCGCTTCCATCTGTAGGCGCATCTTCATAATTATCATGCCAATCATCTTGAGACCATTCCCACACATTGCCGTGCATATCATATAATCCAAATTCATTGGCTATTTTAAAACTTCCTACTTCTGTTGTTTCTCCTTTCCGAATTCCTTCAACTCCATCACCATAAGTATAGTTACCATTATAATTAGCTAAATCTGTGGTAATCGTCTCACCAAAATGAAATGGTGTGGTAGTTCCGGCACGACAGGCATATTCCCATTCTGCTTCACTGGGCAGTCTATAGGGTCTTTGAGTGTGATTTGATAGTCGGTTACAAAACTCCACCGCATCATGCCAAGAAACCGGTTCTACAGGGCGATTTGCTCCTTCAAACCTAGATGGGTTTGGTTTTAGTTCTTGGTTGACTTGAGGTAAAGTAGCTACTACTTGCCATTGTGCTTGGGTAACAGGATATTTACCCAATAAAAACGGTGGTACTGTAACTTGATGCTGGGGACTCTCAGTTTCCCTGCGTCCTGGCTCATTTTTTGGTGAACCCATCATAAAAGTTCCGCCAGGAATTGCTACCATTTCTAGTTGAATACCATTACCTAAGTCTTCTATAAACTGCTGGGCTTGTTTTTGTTTTCTCTTAATACTCAATTCTGTTTTTTGTTTCGGCCATCCTAATTTTTTAAGCTCAATAGTAGCAACTTCAAAATCAAAAGGTTCTAAGTTGATAGATGTCTCATTTTCTGTGATGATAGCAGATTCAAATTCAAAGGTTTTGATTTCTGGTAGAGGTAATTCGTGAATTACCCCTAGCAGAGTTTAAAAAGTAAGCAAAGATTTCCTTGTATTCTTGATCTGAAAATGCAGTTATGATAATTCCTATCGCATCATCAAGCATTTCTAAAAGAATATCTGGGTCATGATTTTCTTGATATATTTTAAATATTTTCTGACAGACTTGATTTTTAGTAAGTTGCTCCCATTTATTTAACCAAATCCCTTGATTTTTAAGATATTGTGGCAATAATCGTTTATAATCACGAACAATTACCCGATACTTTTTACACAAATGGAATGGAACATTATTTTCTGTTATTATCCATTGTTCTACAGGATAGTTAAGCATTTCCGTAGGCATAAAAAAGACTAAGTTGATATCTTTCTGTAAAGGAACTGTTATTTTTTCTGTGAGAATTAAATTTAATGTTTTTGGTATTTGCTCAAGTTTAAAACTATCATTGGGAGAATCAGAAACATCTATTTTAAGACAGTCTTCATTATTTTGTATATTAGGAATTACCCAAACACTAATATTAAATTTCTTTGAGTTTATTTTTGAAGGTTCAATTTTAATTAATATGTATGATTCTAGGATAGTATCAGTATTTCTATCTGGTTTATTAACATCTTGAATCAGTTTATCAAAATCTTCTATATTATTACTTCCCCATTTTTTTAAATCTTCTAACTTTGTTTGAGGAATCTGAGAATTAGTAATTAAATATTTGATAAATTTTGCTGTATTGTCGTTATGATTAAATTTTATGTTACTATCTAAACTACGTTTATCCAGATTATACAAATCTTTAACAATACCTTCTACTGTGATTAGTAGATTTCCCCATGAATAACACGCCTTATAAGCTGTTTGAATAGCAGAATTTATAGCTGTATCCAGATTAGCAGTTAAGGCTTGAATGAGGCTTAAAAAACTCCAAGATTCAATTATGATTTTTGCAGGAATCATGTATCCCACTTTAACATTTCTTCGTACTCCCGCATAAGGTTGTCCATCTGGATCAAGTTCTGAAGATACAACTATTCCCACAAAACTAGCCAATTTTTCAACCCAAACAGGCGCACCACTAAAACCTGATTCAATATAAAATTTAGATTGAGTTTCTACATCCATCTGTACCAAACCAGAACCATTAGTATCTACAAGTTTTCCTTCTGTAGTTACCCCCTCATCATGTCCTATAGGAAATCCTAAAACAGAGAATTGATGTTGATATGATACTTCCAAACTTAATGGAAAAGATATATAACTTGTTGGTAAATTACCTTGTAATTCCAGAATAGCTATATCTTCTTCATATTTATAAATATCAGATCGAGGTTTCCATGCAATAACTTTCGCTTCAAACTTTGGCTTATTTTTTTCCGCAGGAAAAAGGAAATCAACCTTTACTAAATCTGAAGGTTTTTCTGGAGTAGAATGTGCAATATCTAAAGCATCTGCAACTACATGAGCGCAGGTAATAATATATTTATCATATATCAATAAACCTGCACCTTTTACCTCATCAGAAAGATGATAAATTCTGGCAATGTGGTTTTTATGTAATTCTTTTATTTTAGCATCTACCATAAACTAACTATGCTGTTTTGTTATTCCACTTCACGGTGATTTCAAAAGTTAGTTCACTTCCCAAAGAACTAAATACAATTCCAGCATTAGCAGTTAGTTTGACACCAAATTTTATTTCTGTTTCATCGGGGGTAATATCAATATCCTTGAGTTTAGAAACAACAGTAGTAATAACAGGCTTAATTTCCTCTAATGCTTGATCAAACTTTTTACTAGCAGCAGTGACAGAAACTCCATTTCCCCGTGATACGGCTTTCGGCGCTCCTGGTTGGGTTGGTTGTTTGTCTACTTCTACTAAAAAAGTAGTTCCATCTTCCAAAGCAAACTCAATTAATTGCTTTTCTGGCATATTAGATATATATATTGTGAATCAGTCTATGTAAGGTCAAATATACCACATTGCCAACATATTTAAACAGCACAAAATAGCACTAAAGATAGTTGTCGCATAGCTAAAGGTATACTTAGCCCAAACTTACCCAAAAAATTAAGGACGAGTATTAAACCCGTCCTAGAACTACCTAAAACCGTGAATTAATCGGTTTTGGCTGATTTTTCTCAAAGGCGACACCCGGATTTGAACCGGGGGATGGAGGTTTTGCAGACCTCTGCCTTACCACTTGGCTATGTCGCCGCGCCCACAATTACTAATCGTAGCACCATTTTTCCAAATTTGCACCATCTAGGAGAAATTTTTTTGAAGATTCATGTTTTTACTTAACTGGACAGACAAAAAGCCTGTCCTCCAATGGATCTTAGGGATTTAACTTCACTTCTTCGGCAAAATTCGCCCAGCGCGCAAAGTAAAATGGCCCTGCGACAGAACCCCAAATATGTTCATCAGTATCAGGATTTCGTCCTCTGTCGCGGCTGATGAACTGTTGACCATCAAGTTCAAAATCACTATCTAAATAGGTTCTTTGCCCGTCACGGATGACAATGCAGCCTTTTCCTGGTTCGACTGTGCCTTGGAATTTGTTCCCAGTCCACTCTACAATCATGTTACAACCACAGAGTCTTTCCAAGCGATCGCTCGTTAAAGTCTGCAATCTTGGTAAATCACGGGAAGCACCATAAAAGTCTTTTTCATCTTTGACAGTATAGTTTTCAATATGGATTTTATCCCCCACCGTCGTCAGATGTAACACCCGCACCCGATAGGGCTTATTCAGCATATAATCATAAGCTTGTTCCACGAACAAACTTACCCCTGATAATACCCCCCAATCCAGGGGACGCATACATACACGAATATGGGCAAAAAAAGCCGGATTCTCAAAAACCTGGGCTTGATTGCTAAAATCAGCCGCCATCCAACGAGCTAAGGTGACAATATCTGTAGAATGAGTCATACCGATTTCGGATTTGGGAATAGGAATGCAATTAATTTTAAATCCTGATTACCCTCAATCTACACTTTTCTATTGTATGTACTTAACCGAATCGTCCAGACACATAGTCATGGGTGCGAGTATCTAGCGGATTCCGAAAGATTTGACTAGTCTCCCCGAATTCCACCATTTGACCAATGCGACTTTCATCAGTGCTGAAAAAAGCAGTAAAATCAGAAACGCGAGTTGCTTGCTGCATATTATGAGTAACAATCACAATCGTGAATTCTGTTCGTAATTTGTGAATTAATTCTTCTACTTTCATTGTAGCGATCGGATCAAGGGCTGAACAGGGTTCATCCATTAGTAAAACCTTGGGTTTAACCGCTAAAGCCCTAGCGATACAGAGACGTTGTTGTTGTCCACCAGAAAGACCTGTAGCAGACTGATGAAGTTTATCTTTGACTTCATCCCACAAAGCCGCACCTTTGAGGGCAGATTCGACAATTTCATCTAATACTACTTTTGGAGATTTACCAGCAATTCTCACACCATAAGCCACATTTTCATAAATGCTCATGGGAAAAGGATTGGGTTTTTGGAATACCATGCCAATTTCCCGACGCAGACGATTGATATTAATCTTAGGATCGTAGATGTTCTGACCAAAAAATTCTATCTGACCTTCGACTTTGACTTTTCCTTCTAATTCACTAATCCGATTAATGGTTTTAATAAATGTAGATTTACCACAACCACTAGGACCAATTAATGCAGTAACTTGGTTTTTATAAATATCTAATGATATTCCTTCAATAGCTTTATAGTTTCCATAATAAAAGCTAAGATTCTTGACTTGGATGGCAGTAGTTAAGTTACTCATGATTGACTAAAGTACGAAAGAAAATTTTTAGTTGACCTTATCTTTTCTTAGCAATTACGCGAGATAGCACGCTGAAAAACAAAACTAAAGTTAGGAGAATGATGGAGGTTGTCCATACTAATTGATTTACGGCTGGATCAGGATTGTTATAAAGGTTAAAAATCAATACTGGTAAGGAAGCAGTAGGACTTAATAAACCATCTGACCAATTTTGACTAAATAAAGCGGTAAAAATTAGTGGCGCTGTTTCGCCAGAAGCACGGGCTATAGCCAAGGAAATACCCGTAGTAATCCCTGGGATAGCCGAACTAACAATAACACGAAAGGTAGTTTGAAAACGAGTTCCTCCTAAGGCTGCGGATGCAAGACGTTGG is a window encoding:
- a CDS encoding 2OG-Fe(II) oxygenase encodes the protein MKYYQQHPNAFPLQYLQDLWGEIQACPYFAINNLNRDFINTKGFSVVFQRQGLAEVIQKFPYFKPYLDLALLPNCNAFYLNPLLLKAGSRVDPHIDRSLRSYCKTVEPPASVSVLYVRVPEDMEGGELVLKLQKRQVGQIKPQTNSLIYFQGDLTHSVNAVTTPGNRLSLVCEQYSLSEDELEEIPEFTLESRANQGNGKKQKK
- a CDS encoding CU044_2847 family protein; translated protein: MPEKQLIEFALEDGTTFLVEVDKQPTQPGAPKAVSRGNGVSVTAASKKFDQALEEIKPVITTVVSKLKDIDITPDETEIKFGVKLTANAGIVFSSLGSELTFEITVKWNNKTA
- a CDS encoding formylglycine-generating enzyme family protein is translated as MSIKRKQKQAQQFIEDLGNGIQLEMVAIPGGTFMMGSPKNEPGRRETESPQHQVTVPPFLLGKYPVTQAQWQVVATLPQVNQELKPNPSRFEGANRPVEPVSWHDAVEFCNRLSNHTQRPYRLPSEAEWEYACRAGTTTPFHFGETITTDLANYNGNYTYGDGVEGIRKGETTEVGSFKIANEFGLYDMHGNVWEWSQDDWHDNYEDAPTDGSAWISLSFDSKLLRGGSWGYSPGICRSAYRHNSYLVGSNSYVGFRVVCSGAE
- the pstB gene encoding phosphate ABC transporter ATP-binding protein PstB, giving the protein MSNLTTAIQVKNLSFYYGNYKAIEGISLDIYKNQVTALIGPSGCGKSTFIKTINRISELEGKVKVEGQIEFFGQNIYDPKININRLRREIGMVFQKPNPFPMSIYENVAYGVRIAGKSPKVVLDEIVESALKGAALWDEVKDKLHQSATGLSGGQQQRLCIARALAVKPKVLLMDEPCSALDPIATMKVEELIHKLRTEFTIVIVTHNMQQATRVSDFTAFFSTDESRIGQMVEFGETSQIFRNPLDTRTHDYVSGRFG
- a CDS encoding chromophore lyase CpcT/CpeT; this encodes MTHSTDIVTLARWMAADFSNQAQVFENPAFFAHIRVCMRPLDWGVLSGVSLFVEQAYDYMLNKPYRVRVLHLTTVGDKIHIENYTVKDEKDFYGASRDLPRLQTLTSDRLERLCGCNMIVEWTGNKFQGTVEPGKGCIVIRDGQRTYLDSDFELDGQQFISRDRGRNPDTDEHIWGSVAGPFYFARWANFAEEVKLNP
- a CDS encoding trypsin-like peptidase domain-containing protein translates to MVDAKIKELHKNHIARIYHLSDEVKGAGLLIYDKYIITCAHVVADALDIAHSTPEKPSDLVKVDFLFPAEKNKPKFEAKVIAWKPRSDIYKYEEDIAILELQGNLPTSYISFPLSLEVSYQHQFSVLGFPIGHDEGVTTEGKLVDTNGSGLVQMDVETQSKFYIESGFSGAPVWVEKLASFVGIVVSSELDPDGQPYAGVRRNVKVGYMIPAKIIIESWSFLSLIQALTANLDTAINSAIQTAYKACYSWGNLLITVEGIVKDLYNLDKRSLDSNIKFNHNDNTAKFIKYLITNSQIPQTKLEDLKKWGSNNIEDFDKLIQDVNKPDRNTDTILESYILIKIEPSKINSKKFNISVWVIPNIQNNEDCLKIDVSDSPNDSFKLEQIPKTLNLILTEKITVPLQKDINLVFFMPTEMLNYPVEQWIITENNVPFHLCKKYRVIVRDYKRLLPQYLKNQGIWLNKWEQLTKNQVCQKIFKIYQENHDPDILLEMLDDAIGIIITAFSDQEYKEIFAYFLNSARGNSRITSTRNQNL